A genomic stretch from Pseudoliparis swirei isolate HS2019 ecotype Mariana Trench chromosome 18, NWPU_hadal_v1, whole genome shotgun sequence includes:
- the LOC130208061 gene encoding sodium channel protein type 8 subunit alpha-like isoform X1 yields MGSPFSETHGTGWISWSSQWRLKTIVGALIQSVKKLSDVMILTVFCLSVFALIGLQLFMGNLRQKCVIWPINITELYPANGSKIFEWSEYIMNDLNFYIIPGQIDALLCGNSSDSGRCPEGFTCMKAGKNPNYGYTSFDSFGWAFLTLFRLMTQDFWENLYMLTLRAAGKTYMIFFVLVIFVGSFYLVNLILAVVAMAYEEQNQATIEEAEQKEAEFKAMLEQLKRQQEETQAAAMATSAGTVSEVALEDEGGGHLSRSSSEVSKLSSKSAKERRNRKKKWRQKEQEKEKGDSEKVVKSESDDGSKKSTIRFPGSRLGRKTSIMNQSLLSIPGSPFMSRHNSRSSIFSFKGRSKDMGSENEFADDEHSTVEESEDRRGSLFIPYRRNSYSGYSQGSSRIHPLAPHSGGKRNSTVDCNGVVSLIGPGPGRRLLPEVKIDKAASDDSTTDVEIKKKHSGSLMVSVDQLNCSFKGKDRANSQMSVVTNTLLEELEDSQRSCPPFWYKFANTFLIWECFPMWLKIKHIVYLIVMDPFVDLAITICIVLNTLFMAMEHYPMTEHFQEVLSVGNLVFTGIFAAEMLAKLVAMDPYYYFQENWNIFDGFIVTLSLVELLLADVEGLSVLRSFRLLRVFKLAKSWPTLNMLIKIIGNSVGALGNLTLVLAIIVFIFAVVGMQLFGKNYKDCVCKIAQTCKLPRWHMHDFFHSFLIVFRVLCGEWIETMWDCMEVSGQPMCLTVFLMVMVIGNLVVLNLFLALLLSSFSADNLAATDDDGEPNNLQLAMVRIKTGVAWFKVTMARVLKKPDEDEEKPLDDMYEKKLNCIANHTDINRELDYAKNGNGTTSGIGSSVGKYMIDEDYMSFIHNPNLTVCVPIAVGESDFENLNTEDFSSESDVENSKYLDDTSSSEGSTIDIKPDVAEVAVVEVVEEYVDPAAWWTDECVAKYPCCDVPITHGWGKYWWFLRKTCYLIVEHNWFETVIIFMILLSSGALAFEDVYIEQRKTIKIILEYADRVFTYIFILEMLLKWVAYGFVKYFTNAWCWLDFFIVDVSIVSLVANALGYSDLGPIKSLRTLRALRPLRALSRFEGMRVVVNALVGAIPSIMNVLLVCLIFWLIFSIMGVNMFAGKYYYCFNETSELYFLPHIVNNKTECLALMYANVTGVRWKNVKINFDNVGAGYLALLQVATFKGWMDIMYAAVDSRKVEDQPIYEDNLYMYIYFVIFIIFGSFFTLNLFIGVIIDNFNQQKKKFGGQDIFMTEEQKKYYNAMKKLGSKKPQKPIPRPQNKFQGFVFDFVTQQVFDISIMILICLNMVTMMVETDDQNDDTELVLYWVNFIFVVVFTVEFVLKLFALRHYYFTNGWNIFDVVVVILSVVGMFLADIIEKYFVSPTLFRVIRLARIGRILRLIKGAKGIRTLLFALMMSLPALFNIGLLLFLVMFIFSIFGMSNFGYVRHESGIDDMYNFETFGNSMIILFMITTSAGWDGLLLPILNYPPDCDPLLENSGTPNTGNCGNPSVGIFFFVMYIIISFLIVVNMYIAIILENFSVATEESADPLSEDDFETFYEIWEKFDPDASQFITYSKLSHFADALEHPLRIPKPNTIELIAMDMPMVSGDRIHCLDILFAFTKRVLGDTGELDMLRQQMEERFIAANPSKVSYEPITTTLRRKQEDMSARIIQRAYRSYLARRGFICKRKPVNNKVENGGNNQEQEKKEGTPSTASLPSYDSVTKPDKEKEDDNNEGKEGRKEKGRNQKDIKESKC; encoded by the exons ATGGGTTCACCTTTCTCAGAGACCCATGGAACTGGCTGGATTTCATGGTCATCTCAATGGC GCCTGAAGACCATTGTGGGTGCTCTGATCCAGTCTGTGAAGAAGCTGTCGGATGTGATGATCCTGACCGTCTTCTGTCTCAGCGTCTTTGCTCTGATTGGACTGCAGCTCTTTATGGGGAACCTGCGGCAGAAGTGTGTAATCTGGCCAATCAACATAACTGAACTGTACCCGGCTAATGGCAGCAAGATATTTGAATGGAGCGAGTACATCATGAATGACC TTAATTTCTACATCATCCCTGGTCAGATTGATGCTCTACTATGTGGAAACAGTAGTGACTCAGG ACGATGTCCGGAGGGCTTTACTTGTATGAAAGCTGGGAAGAACCCCAACTACGGTTACACCAGCTTTGACAGCTTCGGATGGGCTTTCCTCACTCTCTTTCGCCTCATGACCCAAGACTTCTGGGAAAATCTATACATGCTG ACTCTGCGAGCTGCAGGGAAGACTTACATGATATTTTTTGTGCTGGTCATCTTTGTGGGCTCCTTCTACCTGGTGAATCTGATCTTGGCTGTGGTGGCTATGGCTTATGAGGAGCAGAACCAGGCCACTAttgaggaggcggagcagaaAGAGGCGGAATTCAAGGCCATGCTGGAGCAGCTCAAAAGGCAGCAAGAAGAAACACAG GCTGCTGCCATGGCAACTTCTGCAGGCACGGTGTCGGAGGTTGCGTtagaggatgaaggaggagggcaCTTGTCCCGCAGTTCCTCCGAGGTCTCCAAACTGAGCTCCAAGAGTGCCAAGGAGCGGCGAAATCGCAAGAAGAAATGGCGTCAGAAAgagcaggagaaagagaagggagaCAGCGAGAAGGTTGTCAAGTCTGAGTCAGACGATGGAAGCAAGAAAAGCACCATTCGTTTCCCGGGAAGCCGGCTGGGGAGGAAGACATCCATTATGAACCAG TCACTACTCAGCATCCCAGGCTCTCCCTTCATGTCGCGCCACAACAGCCGCAGCAGCATCTTCAGCTTCAAAGGCCGTTCCAAGGACATGGGCTCAGAGAACGAGTTTGCAGACGATGAGCACAGTACGGTAGAGGAGAGCGAAGACCGCCGAGGCTCACTGTTCATCCCTTACCGCCGCAACAGCTACAGTGGCTACAGCCAAGGCTCATCACGCATCCACCCACTGGCACCCCACTCTGGAGGGAAGAGGAACAGCACAGTGGACTGCAATGGCGTGGTGTCTCTCATCGGCCCTGGGCCCGGGAGACGGCTTCTGCCTGAGGTGAAAATAGATAAGGCAGCCAGTGATGACAGT ACTACCGACGTGGAGATTAAGAAGAAGCACTCTGGCTCGCTCATGGTTTCTGTGGATCAGCTCAACTGCTCGTTCAAAGGAAAGGACCGAGCCAATAGTCAGATGAGCGTAGTCACCAACACACTCTTAGAGG AGTTGGAGGATTCTCAGAGGAGCTGTCCTCCCTTTTGGTACAAGTTTGCCAACACCTTTCTCATCTGGGAGTGTTTTCCCATGTGGCTGAAGATCAAACACATAGTCTACTTGATTGTCATGGATCCATTTGTTGACCTGGCCATCACCATCTGTATTGTCCTCAACACCCTCTTCATGGCCATGGAGCACTACCCCATGACTGAACACTTTCAGGAGGTTCTGTCTGTTGGTAACCTG GTTTTCACAGGCATCTTTGCTGCTGAAATGCTTGCCAAGCTGGTTGCCATGGATCCGTATTACTACTTCCAGGAAAACTGGAACATCTTTGATGGCTTCATTGTGACTTTGAGCTTAGTGGAGCTATTGTTGGCTGATGTGGAAGGTCTGTCAGTGCTCAGGTCATTCCGATTG CTAAGAGTCTTCAAACTCGCCAAATCGTGGCCCACACTCAATATGCTGATCAAGATCATTGGAAACTCAGTGGGAGCTCTGGGTAATCTGACTCTGGTGTTGGccatcatcgtcttcatcttTGCCGTGGTGGGCATGCAGCTGTTTGGCAAAAACTACAAGGACTGTGTGTGCAAGATCGCCCAGACCTGTAAACTGCCCCGCTGGCACATGCATGACTTCTTCCACTCCTTCCTGATCGTCTTCCGCGTGTTGTGTGGGGAATGGATTGAGACTATGTGGGACTGTATGGAGGTGTCTGGACAACCCATGTGCCTCACCGTCTTCTtgatggtcatggtcattggaAACCTGGTG GTGCTGAACCTGTTTCTGGCCTTGTTGCTGAGCTCGTTCAGTGCAGACAATCTTGCTGCCACAGATGATGATGGTGAGCCCAACAACCTCCAGCTTGCGATGGTCCGCATTAAGACAGGAGTTGCCTGGTTTAAGGTTACAATGGCAAGAGTGCTCAAGAAG CCTGACGAGGATGAAGAGAAGCCTTTGGATGACATGTACGAGAAGAAGCTTAACTGCATTGCAAATCACACAGACATCAACCGTGAGCTGGACTATGCTAAAAATGGCAATGGCACCACCAGTGGCATTGGGAGCAGTGTGGGAAAGTACATGATTGATGAGGACTACATGTCCTTCATTCACAACCCCAACCTGACTGTCTGTGTTCCTATCGCTGTTGGTGAGTCGGACTTTGAAAACCTTAACACGGAAGACTTCAGCAGTGAATCGGATGTGGAGAACAGTAAATAT CTTGATGACACCAGTTCGTCTGAGGGCAGCACAATAGACATCAAGCCTGATGTGGCGGAGGTTGcagtggtggaggtagtggagGAGTATGTCGACCCAGCAGCCTGGTGGACAGATG AGTGTGTGGCCAAATACCCATGCTGTGATGTTCCCATCACTCACGGCTGGGGGAAATACTGGTGGTTCTTGAGGAAGACCTGCTACCTGATTGTGGAGCACAACTGGTTTGAAACCGTCATCATCTTCATGATCCTGCTCAGCAGTGGAGCCCTG GCTTTTGAAGATGTTTACATTGAACAGAGGAAGACAATCAAGATCATTCTGGAGTATGCTGATCGGGTTTTCACCTATATCTTCATCCTGGAGATGTTGCTGAAATGGGTGGCCTACGGCTTTGTCAAGTACTTCACTAATGCCTGGTGTTGGTTAGACTTCTTCATTGTGGAT GTGTCTATAGTCAGCCTTGTAGCTAATGCGTTGGGCTACTCCGATCTAGGCCCGATTAAATCACTCAGGACACTGAGGGCCTTGAGACCCCTCAGGGCCCTGTCACGTTTTGAAGGGATGAGG GTTGTGGTGAACGCCTTGGTGGGTGCGATTCCATCCATCATGAATGTGCTGCTCGTGTGTCTCATCTTCTGGCTCATCTTCAGCATCATGGGTGTCAATATGTTTGCTGGAAAGTATTACTACTGTTTCAATGAGACATCTGAGCTGTACTTCCTCCCTCATATcgtcaacaacaaaacagagtGTTTAGCACTCATGTATGCAAACGTTACTGGAGTAAGATGGAAAAACGTCAAGATCAATTTTGACAATGTAGGTGCCGGATACCTGGCACTGCTGCAAGTG GCAACATTTAAAGGCTGGATGGACATTATGTATGCAGCAGTAGATTCTAGAAAG GTGGAGGACCAGCCTATCTACGAGGACAACTTGTACATGTACATCTACTttgtcatcttcatcatcttcggCTCGTTCTTCACCTTAAACCTCTTCATTGGTGTCATCATTGACAACTTCAACcagcaaaagaaaaag TTTGGAGGTCAGGACATCTTCATGACAGAAGAGCAGAAGAAATACTACAATGCCATGAAGAAGCTGGGGTCAAAGAAGCCTCAAAAACCAATACCCAGGCCTCAG aacaaattccagggcTTTGTGTTTGACTTTGTGACGCAGCAGGTGTTCGACATCTCCATCATGATCCTCATCTGCCTCAACATGGTCACCATGATGGTGGAGACAGATGATCAGAATGATGACACGGAGCTTGTGCTATACTGGGTCAACTTCATCTTCGTTGTGGTCTTCACGGTCGAGTTTGTATTGAAGCTCTTTGCACTGCGTCACTACTACTTCACCAACGGCTGGAACATCTTTGATGTGGTTGTGGTCATCCTTTCTGTTGTGG GAATGTTTCTGGCTGACATTATTGAGAAGTACTTTGTGTCACCAACACTCTTCAGGGTGATTCGACTTGCTCGTATTGGCAGAATCCTGCGTCTCATCAAAGGAGCTAAAGGAATAAGAACTCTACTGTTTgccctgatgatgtcacttcctgcctTGTTCAACATTGGCCTACTACTTTTCCTTGTTATGTTCATTTTCTCCATCTTTGGCATGTCCAACTTTGGCTATGTGAGACACGAGTCTGGAATTGATGACATGTACAACTTTGAGACCTTCGGCAACAGTATGATCATCCTGTTTATGATAACCACGTCAGCTGGCTGGGACGGCCTGCTACTGCCCATTCTTAACTACCCTCCAGATTGCGACCCCTTACTTGAGAATTCTGGCACACCCAACACAGGAAACTGTGGAAACCCTTCTGTGGGAATCTTCTTCTTTGTTATGTACATCATCATTTCCTTCCTTATTGTGGTCAACATGTACATCGCCATCATCCTGGAGAACTTCAGTGTGGCCACAGAGGAGAGTGCCGACCCGCTCAGTGAGGACGACTTTGAGACCTTTTATGAGATTTGGGAGAAGTTTGACCCTGATGCGTCCCAGTTCATCACATATTCTAAGCTTTCTCACTTTGCTGATGCACTTGAACACCCGCTCCGAATCCCTAAGCCCAACACCATTGAACTGATCGCCATGGACATGCCTATGGTGAGTGGCGACCGCATCCACTGCCTGGACATCCTGTTTGCCTTTACCAAGCGTGTACTGGGTGACACTGGAGAGTTGGACATGTTGAGGCAACAAATGGAGGAGCGTTTTATTGCCGCCAATCCTTCCAAGGTCTCTTATGAGCCAATCACCACCACTCTGAGGCGCAAGCAGGAGGATATGTCAGCCAGAATCATTCAACGGGCCTACCGTTCTTACCTGGCAAGGCGGGGTTTTATCTGCAAGCGCAAACCAGTCAATAACAAAGTGGAGAATGGcgggaacaatcaggaacaagaaaagaaggaggGCACTCCCTCAACTGCCTCCCTGCCCTCTTATGACAGTGTCACCAAACCtgacaaggagaaagaggatGACAACAATGAGggcaaggaagggaggaaagagaaaggaagaaacCAAAAAGACATCAAGGAATCTAAATGTTAA
- the LOC130208061 gene encoding sodium channel protein type 8 subunit alpha-like isoform X2, whose amino-acid sequence MTFSDPPEWNKQIEYTFTGIYTFESLTKIVARGFAIDGFTFLRDPWNWLDFMVISMAYITEFVDLGNVSALRTFRVLRALKTISVIPGLKTIVGALIQSVKKLSDVMILTVFCLSVFALIGLQLFMGNLRQKCVIWPINITELYPANGSKIFEWSEYIMNDLNFYIIPGQIDALLCGNSSDSGRCPEGFTCMKAGKNPNYGYTSFDSFGWAFLTLFRLMTQDFWENLYMLTLRAAGKTYMIFFVLVIFVGSFYLVNLILAVVAMAYEEQNQATIEEAEQKEAEFKAMLEQLKRQQEETQAAAMATSAGTVSEVALEDEGGGHLSRSSSEVSKLSSKSAKERRNRKKKWRQKEQEKEKGDSEKVVKSESDDGSKKSTIRFPGSRLGRKTSIMNQSLLSIPGSPFMSRHNSRSSIFSFKGRSKDMGSENEFADDEHSTVEESEDRRGSLFIPYRRNSYSGYSQGSSRIHPLAPHSGGKRNSTVDCNGVVSLIGPGPGRRLLPETTDVEIKKKHSGSLMVSVDQLNCSFKGKDRANSQMSVVTNTLLEELEDSQRSCPPFWYKFANTFLIWECFPMWLKIKHIVYLIVMDPFVDLAITICIVLNTLFMAMEHYPMTEHFQEVLSVGNLVFTGIFAAEMLAKLVAMDPYYYFQENWNIFDGFIVTLSLVELLLADVEGLSVLRSFRLLRVFKLAKSWPTLNMLIKIIGNSVGALGNLTLVLAIIVFIFAVVGMQLFGKNYKDCVCKIAQTCKLPRWHMHDFFHSFLIVFRVLCGEWIETMWDCMEVSGQPMCLTVFLMVMVIGNLVVLNLFLALLLSSFSADNLAATDDDGEPNNLQLAMVRIKTGVAWFKVTMARVLKKPDEDEEKPLDDMYEKKLNCIANHTDINRELDYAKNGNGTTSGIGSSVGKYMIDEDYMSFIHNPNLTVCVPIAVGESDFENLNTEDFSSESDVENSKYLDDTSSSEGSTIDIKPDVAEVAVVEVVEEYVDPAAWWTDECVAKYPCCDVPITHGWGKYWWFLRKTCYLIVEHNWFETVIIFMILLSSGALAFEDVYIEQRKTIKIILEYADRVFTYIFILEMLLKWVAYGFVKYFTNAWCWLDFFIVDVSIVSLVANALGYSDLGPIKSLRTLRALRPLRALSRFEGMRVVVNALVGAIPSIMNVLLVCLIFWLIFSIMGVNMFAGKYYYCFNETSELYFLPHIVNNKTECLALMYANVTGVRWKNVKINFDNVGAGYLALLQVATFKGWMDIMYAAVDSRKVEDQPIYEDNLYMYIYFVIFIIFGSFFTLNLFIGVIIDNFNQQKKKFGGQDIFMTEEQKKYYNAMKKLGSKKPQKPIPRPQNKFQGFVFDFVTQQVFDISIMILICLNMVTMMVETDDQNDDTELVLYWVNFIFVVVFTVEFVLKLFALRHYYFTNGWNIFDVVVVILSVVGKYFKVLFTAKEV is encoded by the exons ATGACATTTAGTGACCCCCCGGAGTGGAACAAACAAATAGA GTACACCTTCACTGGTATCTATACGTTTGAGTCACTCACAAAGATTGTTGCCCGAGGCTTCGCTATAGATGGGTTCACCTTTCTCAGAGACCCATGGAACTGGCTGGATTTCATGGTCATCTCAATGGC ATATATAACAGAGTTTGTGGACCTTGGGAATGTCTCGGCGCTGAGAACGTTCAGGGTTCTCCGAGCATTGAAAACAATTTCTGTCATTCCAG GCCTGAAGACCATTGTGGGTGCTCTGATCCAGTCTGTGAAGAAGCTGTCGGATGTGATGATCCTGACCGTCTTCTGTCTCAGCGTCTTTGCTCTGATTGGACTGCAGCTCTTTATGGGGAACCTGCGGCAGAAGTGTGTAATCTGGCCAATCAACATAACTGAACTGTACCCGGCTAATGGCAGCAAGATATTTGAATGGAGCGAGTACATCATGAATGACC TTAATTTCTACATCATCCCTGGTCAGATTGATGCTCTACTATGTGGAAACAGTAGTGACTCAGG ACGATGTCCGGAGGGCTTTACTTGTATGAAAGCTGGGAAGAACCCCAACTACGGTTACACCAGCTTTGACAGCTTCGGATGGGCTTTCCTCACTCTCTTTCGCCTCATGACCCAAGACTTCTGGGAAAATCTATACATGCTG ACTCTGCGAGCTGCAGGGAAGACTTACATGATATTTTTTGTGCTGGTCATCTTTGTGGGCTCCTTCTACCTGGTGAATCTGATCTTGGCTGTGGTGGCTATGGCTTATGAGGAGCAGAACCAGGCCACTAttgaggaggcggagcagaaAGAGGCGGAATTCAAGGCCATGCTGGAGCAGCTCAAAAGGCAGCAAGAAGAAACACAG GCTGCTGCCATGGCAACTTCTGCAGGCACGGTGTCGGAGGTTGCGTtagaggatgaaggaggagggcaCTTGTCCCGCAGTTCCTCCGAGGTCTCCAAACTGAGCTCCAAGAGTGCCAAGGAGCGGCGAAATCGCAAGAAGAAATGGCGTCAGAAAgagcaggagaaagagaagggagaCAGCGAGAAGGTTGTCAAGTCTGAGTCAGACGATGGAAGCAAGAAAAGCACCATTCGTTTCCCGGGAAGCCGGCTGGGGAGGAAGACATCCATTATGAACCAG TCACTACTCAGCATCCCAGGCTCTCCCTTCATGTCGCGCCACAACAGCCGCAGCAGCATCTTCAGCTTCAAAGGCCGTTCCAAGGACATGGGCTCAGAGAACGAGTTTGCAGACGATGAGCACAGTACGGTAGAGGAGAGCGAAGACCGCCGAGGCTCACTGTTCATCCCTTACCGCCGCAACAGCTACAGTGGCTACAGCCAAGGCTCATCACGCATCCACCCACTGGCACCCCACTCTGGAGGGAAGAGGAACAGCACAGTGGACTGCAATGGCGTGGTGTCTCTCATCGGCCCTGGGCCCGGGAGACGGCTTCTGCCTGAG ACTACCGACGTGGAGATTAAGAAGAAGCACTCTGGCTCGCTCATGGTTTCTGTGGATCAGCTCAACTGCTCGTTCAAAGGAAAGGACCGAGCCAATAGTCAGATGAGCGTAGTCACCAACACACTCTTAGAGG AGTTGGAGGATTCTCAGAGGAGCTGTCCTCCCTTTTGGTACAAGTTTGCCAACACCTTTCTCATCTGGGAGTGTTTTCCCATGTGGCTGAAGATCAAACACATAGTCTACTTGATTGTCATGGATCCATTTGTTGACCTGGCCATCACCATCTGTATTGTCCTCAACACCCTCTTCATGGCCATGGAGCACTACCCCATGACTGAACACTTTCAGGAGGTTCTGTCTGTTGGTAACCTG GTTTTCACAGGCATCTTTGCTGCTGAAATGCTTGCCAAGCTGGTTGCCATGGATCCGTATTACTACTTCCAGGAAAACTGGAACATCTTTGATGGCTTCATTGTGACTTTGAGCTTAGTGGAGCTATTGTTGGCTGATGTGGAAGGTCTGTCAGTGCTCAGGTCATTCCGATTG CTAAGAGTCTTCAAACTCGCCAAATCGTGGCCCACACTCAATATGCTGATCAAGATCATTGGAAACTCAGTGGGAGCTCTGGGTAATCTGACTCTGGTGTTGGccatcatcgtcttcatcttTGCCGTGGTGGGCATGCAGCTGTTTGGCAAAAACTACAAGGACTGTGTGTGCAAGATCGCCCAGACCTGTAAACTGCCCCGCTGGCACATGCATGACTTCTTCCACTCCTTCCTGATCGTCTTCCGCGTGTTGTGTGGGGAATGGATTGAGACTATGTGGGACTGTATGGAGGTGTCTGGACAACCCATGTGCCTCACCGTCTTCTtgatggtcatggtcattggaAACCTGGTG GTGCTGAACCTGTTTCTGGCCTTGTTGCTGAGCTCGTTCAGTGCAGACAATCTTGCTGCCACAGATGATGATGGTGAGCCCAACAACCTCCAGCTTGCGATGGTCCGCATTAAGACAGGAGTTGCCTGGTTTAAGGTTACAATGGCAAGAGTGCTCAAGAAG CCTGACGAGGATGAAGAGAAGCCTTTGGATGACATGTACGAGAAGAAGCTTAACTGCATTGCAAATCACACAGACATCAACCGTGAGCTGGACTATGCTAAAAATGGCAATGGCACCACCAGTGGCATTGGGAGCAGTGTGGGAAAGTACATGATTGATGAGGACTACATGTCCTTCATTCACAACCCCAACCTGACTGTCTGTGTTCCTATCGCTGTTGGTGAGTCGGACTTTGAAAACCTTAACACGGAAGACTTCAGCAGTGAATCGGATGTGGAGAACAGTAAATAT CTTGATGACACCAGTTCGTCTGAGGGCAGCACAATAGACATCAAGCCTGATGTGGCGGAGGTTGcagtggtggaggtagtggagGAGTATGTCGACCCAGCAGCCTGGTGGACAGATG AGTGTGTGGCCAAATACCCATGCTGTGATGTTCCCATCACTCACGGCTGGGGGAAATACTGGTGGTTCTTGAGGAAGACCTGCTACCTGATTGTGGAGCACAACTGGTTTGAAACCGTCATCATCTTCATGATCCTGCTCAGCAGTGGAGCCCTG GCTTTTGAAGATGTTTACATTGAACAGAGGAAGACAATCAAGATCATTCTGGAGTATGCTGATCGGGTTTTCACCTATATCTTCATCCTGGAGATGTTGCTGAAATGGGTGGCCTACGGCTTTGTCAAGTACTTCACTAATGCCTGGTGTTGGTTAGACTTCTTCATTGTGGAT GTGTCTATAGTCAGCCTTGTAGCTAATGCGTTGGGCTACTCCGATCTAGGCCCGATTAAATCACTCAGGACACTGAGGGCCTTGAGACCCCTCAGGGCCCTGTCACGTTTTGAAGGGATGAGG GTTGTGGTGAACGCCTTGGTGGGTGCGATTCCATCCATCATGAATGTGCTGCTCGTGTGTCTCATCTTCTGGCTCATCTTCAGCATCATGGGTGTCAATATGTTTGCTGGAAAGTATTACTACTGTTTCAATGAGACATCTGAGCTGTACTTCCTCCCTCATATcgtcaacaacaaaacagagtGTTTAGCACTCATGTATGCAAACGTTACTGGAGTAAGATGGAAAAACGTCAAGATCAATTTTGACAATGTAGGTGCCGGATACCTGGCACTGCTGCAAGTG GCAACATTTAAAGGCTGGATGGACATTATGTATGCAGCAGTAGATTCTAGAAAG GTGGAGGACCAGCCTATCTACGAGGACAACTTGTACATGTACATCTACTttgtcatcttcatcatcttcggCTCGTTCTTCACCTTAAACCTCTTCATTGGTGTCATCATTGACAACTTCAACcagcaaaagaaaaag TTTGGAGGTCAGGACATCTTCATGACAGAAGAGCAGAAGAAATACTACAATGCCATGAAGAAGCTGGGGTCAAAGAAGCCTCAAAAACCAATACCCAGGCCTCAG aacaaattccagggcTTTGTGTTTGACTTTGTGACGCAGCAGGTGTTCGACATCTCCATCATGATCCTCATCTGCCTCAACATGGTCACCATGATGGTGGAGACAGATGATCAGAATGATGACACGGAGCTTGTGCTATACTGGGTCAACTTCATCTTCGTTGTGGTCTTCACGGTCGAGTTTGTATTGAAGCTCTTTGCACTGCGTCACTACTACTTCACCAACGGCTGGAACATCTTTGATGTGGTTGTGGTCATCCTTTCTGTTGTGGGCAAGTATTTCAAAGTCTTATTTACGGCAAAAGAAGTGTGA